A region from the Triticum urartu cultivar G1812 chromosome 1, Tu2.1, whole genome shotgun sequence genome encodes:
- the LOC125513198 gene encoding uncharacterized protein LOC125513198 — MATAWVRSLSCRSYGVADAVVAPSPSKKAQPLLPASCGAAADVRDSVASARQAWKPRRERRRDGQERQQESARPRPKKKPKQTAAAFMPSPGTAPAPASSAFLTMAELPEGHSSRQVVELIFSSGWDLAGAAAAAPEVEAMFRVHSGARAVARFEEARAAARAHGAAARCGADGNEMMRFQCRPAAGAGVGGVFGAGVATCQLGPSGSAVRTFACSGTAHARAAPSPGAVRRAMLVCRVIAGRVRPAQGDDPQALRHRSSHYDSVDMGDGELVVLDSRAVLPCFLIIYKV, encoded by the coding sequence ATGGCGACGGCATGGGTGCGGTCCCTCAGCTGCAGGTCCTACGGCGTGGCGGACGCCGTCGTCGCGCCGTCCCCGAGCAAGAAGGCCCAGCCGCTCCTCCCTGCGTCGTGCGGCGCCGCGGCGGACGTCAGGGACTCGGTGGCGTCCGCGCGGCAGGCGTGGAAGCCGCGCCGGGAGCGGCGGAGGGACGGGCAGGAGAGGCAGCAGGAGTCGGCGAGGCCTCGGCCCAAGAAGAAGCCCAAGCAGACGGCGGCCGCGTTCATGCCGTCGCCCGGGACCGCGCCCGCGCCCGCGAGCTCGGCGTTCCTGACCATGGCGGAGCTGCCGGAGGGCCACTCGTCGCGGCAGGTGGTGGAGCTCATCTTCTCGTCCGGCTGGGACCTGGCCGGCGCCGCCGCGGCGGCTCCGGAGGTGGAGGCGATGTTCCGCGTGCACAGCGGCGCGCGGGCTGTGGCACGGTTCGAGGAGGCcagggcggcggcgcgcgcgcacGGCGCCGCGGCCCGGTGCGGCGCCGACGGCAACGAGATGATGCGCTTCCAGTGCCGCCCGGCCGCGGGCGCGGGCGTGGGCGGCGTCTTCGGTGCTGGCGTCGCCACCTGCCAGCTCGGCCCGTCCGGCTCCGCGGTGCGCACCTTCGCCTGCAGCGGCACCGCGCACGCCAGAGCCGCGCCGTCGCCCGGCGCGGTTCGCAGGGCCATGCTGGTGTGCCGCGTCATCGCCGGGCGCGTCCGGCCGGCGCAGGGCGACGACCCGCAGGCGCTCCGGCACCGCTCCTCGCACTACGACTCCGTGGACATGGGCGACGGCGAGCTCGTCGTGCTGGACAGCCGTGCCGTGCTCCCCTGCTTCCTCATCATCTACAAGGTCTAG